In Parus major isolate Abel chromosome 8, Parus_major1.1, whole genome shotgun sequence, a single window of DNA contains:
- the TMEM53 gene encoding transmembrane protein 53 isoform X3, translating into MIFFSETFGIRSLQTPARRLLELLFDYSVENRPVLFHVFSNGGAMLYRYIIEALHTHKPFQNLRVAGTIFDSAPGRRNLRGGLRALDTVLVSMNVLLKYLLLFTFASVAVVLRILLYPLTRFIHESHYDALLKAPSRWPELYLYSQADLIIKASEVQLMANARQQLGVPVKAVDFSDSPHVSHMRVYPTYYHSLCTTFLSDCVGGSPP; encoded by the coding sequence CCCAGCCAGGCgactcctggagctgctgtttgaCTACAGTGTTGAAAACAGACCAGTTCTTTTCCATGTGTTCAGCAATGGTGGTGCCATGCTGTACCGTTACATCATCGAGGCGCTCCACACCCACAAGCCGTTTCAGAACCTCAGAGTAGCTGGCACCATTTTCGATAGCGCCCCTGGCAGAAGAAACTTGCGAGGAGGCCTTCGTGCCCTGGACACTGTCTTGGTCTCCATGAACGTGCTGCTCAAGTATTTGCTGCTGTTCACTTTTGCCAGCGTGGCCGTTGTGCTGCGGATCCTGCTGTACCCCCTGACCCGCTTCATCCACGAGAGCCATTACGATGCCCTGCTGAAAGCGCCCTCGCGCTGGCCCGAGCTCTACCTTTATTCCCAGGCTGATCTCATCATCAAGGCCAGCGAGGTTCAGCTCATGGCCAATGCCCGGCAGCAGCTCGGTGTTCCTGTGAAAGCTGTGGACTTCTCAGATTCGCCTCATGTCAGCCACATGCGGGTGTACCCCACCTACTACCACAGCCTCTGCACGACTTTCCTGTCTGACTGTGTCGGGGGCTCACCTCCTTAG